Genomic window (Betaproteobacteria bacterium):
GCGGGTACACCGCGAGCACCCGAAAACGCGAGCAATCGTCGACAGCAGTGTACTGATAGACGCCTGGCGCAACCTTCATCGTGTCCAACTGCACCCGATCACCGGGCACGGGTCGCGCGTAGCGCGTTGGCCGCTTCCTCCGGCGAGGCGGGCGCAGCGGCGGCACGGCCGCGGTGTCGAGCACCTTCGTGATGCTCGTGATCGACAGCTCAATGCCATAAGCAAGCCTGAGCTCGGCCTGAATCCGACGCGCGCCCAGGTTGGGTTCGCACCGA
Coding sequences:
- a CDS encoding helix-turn-helix domain-containing protein, encoding MYEVTDDAGLTCRRCGISRPTLRLWTRRYRELGEVGLVGLSRRPKRSPAREIFDADRELILSLRCEPNLGARRIQAELRLAYGIELSITSITKVLDTAAVPPLRPPRRRKRPTRYARPVPGDRVQLDTMKVAPGVYQYTAVDDCSRFRVLAVYP